The genomic interval CCAAATCCACGTTGCTCTCTGTAACGCATAGCTTACACAACGCTTCTAAAGCTAACCTTtgcggagagagagacgacGTAGGACCTACCGTCGGAAAGGGATCTTGTCCATGTGCCGCTGGACATACGGCCCAATGTAACAAACCATCTAGAACCGGTCGCGATATTTCTTCCGGGTGCTGACTAAGATCCATGTGGCCCGAGATATTAGCAGCCATAACTAATACATTTTCTCTAATATGATGGAGAAAGTCCCACCACCATTCATTTTCTCCTTGTAAACTGCTACATGAATCTGCAAAATCTGCATCTTCTTCTCGATCAtagtttcttgttttttgtgCTCTAACTGGATGCTCGTGATGCAATAATAACAGCTTTCCTAGTATACTAAGAAAAGTAACATTCTTTGCAAATTCAATTTCGTTGCCAGGTACGAACGTCAAGTTTCTCAGAATTGTAGATAAACACACGCATCGTCGTGCCAATCCATCTTGACTCTCGGTAACTAGATAGAGACTTGCTTCGTCACGAGAATAACTTTCGTCCTCGTAGTCACTTATTCGTCTCCTCTTCAAAGTTCCAGCTGGATCTTTAATATTCAACTTTTGTTCATCCTTTGTACTTGAAGACTCGTCTTCTTCCTGGGCCAATTTTTCTGAATCCAAATTACTCAAGCTATCACTCAAGCCGTTCTGATTTGGAAGAACATTATCTTCGGTAGATGCTCTAGAAAATTCAGACAAACTTTCACCGATATTGTTGTTAGCCTTAGATTCACTTTCCGAATCCTTTCGTGTGCCatcgttcttcttttcaaataattctctAGTGAGGTCGTTCATTTCTACAGGTTCTTTCTTAATCCTGGATAAAACGTCGCTTagagttttaattttcttctttttatcaaaCTGTTTACGTTCACTAATAGGAGTTGTGGGCTTGTCGTTACAATCATTAGATTTTTTAAATGTATCTACATTTTCTAACATGCTGTCCAGTTTagattcttctatttttacatCAACACTTTCAACCTCTTTTTCTAATAGAGGCGGTTTTTCGTCCCTCAGTTGTCTCGCGAATGGAACAACGTCTAATTCCGACTGAAAACATGTGACGATGTATTTGGTTGTATTAGCGTCGACTTGCCAGGGTTCCGTATCCGCTTCACAGTCCGGATAATGATCCCAAGGTCGGCGAGAATCCAGAACAAATAGATCATCGTCTCGAGGTATCATTTTAACAGGACGCCCTCGCCTTGATAAAAATGTGTAATTTGACCCGGACAAAAGTATTATACGATCCTCCGCATCGACTGGTCGTGACACTGCACCAAGATCAACTTCAGCTCCTTCTGATGTACGACACCACTgttgttcttcttctcctaCAGGAGATTCAAACATGTCGGACAAGGAACGCGAGAAGTGTTCCAATAATACGTCCAACAGTCCCGGAAGATGTGCCAATCCAAAGTAACTCACCTGTAAGTATAagaaaattcgttttatttcccatttttttatcgcttgcATATCTCATCAGTGACAGTTTATCGAGTCGCAACTACTCTAAGAACGTAAAAACGATAATCAAAGCTATTAATGACGAATATTCTAATaggtaaatattaaaaattggcaGAACTTACTGAAGAATCGTCAAATAGTAAAATATTCAGGACATCCAGTGCCCAACAGCTCTCAGCTAATAAGCCAGACCTCAGTGCCATCATGATTCGCCATGCTTCGACGGGGGCAACTTCAGCTCGTGTTAGCTTACGCCTTTTGTATAACAATGGTGTGACTGCTTCGACGCTATCACTAGGGAATGTCATCTCCCTTTTTGGTGCTGTTTGTTGGCTTATCATAGGGCTTATTCCTAGCTGACTCTGTAAATGATAACGAGGAGATTAATTAATATCTGAAAATATGCGAAATGGATAACTACCACTGCTCGAAAATCTTGCGTAAAGAGACATAATCAACTTGATTCGTAATATTCGTACCTGATGAGCACCAGAGGGTGGATAAAGAGGGGATGGTTGATTGGGATATCGATGGTCCCATAATGGGGGAGGATGCGCAACACTATTTCCACTTGGTTGTGTAGTAGGCCTTGGAGGTTGTTGATTTACCCATGGCGGGCCACTGATTCCAGCAACTCCGCTTGAAGCTGATGTCGCCGAGCTTCCTTGTGGTTGTGGTGGCTGTTGCGGCTGCGACTGCGGTCCAGGATACTGGACCCTATTGTTGCTGTTTCCACTGCTATACTGATTTGTGTTGCTCGGCCAACCTGTAAAGTCGTATAATGTACACAACCCATAGACGGACAGTATTTCATAACAATAAGGAAATGGTTCAAAGATTTCAAAGAATTACCcatcataaaaaaaactgaaaaaatatgagaagTTTACCTGGATAGGCCGGCCGTTGCTGACTATATGGTGGATACTGTTGGTCTTTGGCAAAGTCAGGATGTCGTCGTGGTTGTGTCGGTccaggtggaggtggaggcaTATTTTTGCTCACTGCACTCGCACCAGGATACATTTGGTTGCTCCCGGATCCTGCGTAGCCTCCCTAATTGTGAATGTCGCtcaattgattattatttaacaAACAAACCATTCCTGGTAAACAGCCACGTCATTGAGtattgttaaaaataaatatggtACCATTAAACAATTTCTAGGAACTTTCTTTACGCACCTGTTCTTGCCTATAGTACTCTTGTGATCCTGAATAATTAGAAGCTGCAGGCGCCTGAGATGGAGGTGATGGTTGGCTAGTAGATGGTTGCTGCGCATTGGGTGGATGACCTTGTGGACCGGGAGGATAGCTACTATTCCGCCCACTGGGTGGTGTTCCTGTAGAATAGCCAGCTGGCTGCTGTCCACTGCTGTACCTATTGTACAGATCTTGTACTCCAGTACTATTTGGTGGCATGTTTCCTCCACTATACCCTCTAAGCATCACATTTCAAAGTTAATCCAAATGATTAAGCGCTAATGCAACTTTAAtaaggtaataaaaatgagacaAACCGATCAGCTTCTGGCCCATAGGGAGGATAATGAGACCGTGGGGAGTATGGTTGGTTGAAGTCACCCTGTTGCCCCATTGCGTTTCCTTGAGGTCTGATATATTGATCTTGTGAATAATTCTGGTATGGTCCAGGCCCTTGATAATTGCCTGGTTGCATAcctgaaataaatattgtgattaaatattttttcctaatCAAATGCGAGATTAGTTCTAAACATATTCAAACAACCTTGATGCGGTGATGGCGCACTACTTTGACTGGGTGGCCGGGGCGGAGGTGGAGTATACTCAGATGGAGGTCCACCGGGTGCACCGCCTGTATAACCGCTTTGATAACTTCCATAGCCATCCATTGACGTGCTACTAGAGCCAGCGGCAGGAAACGAATCTTGAGAGTTTGACGATCCTATATGTGCAACAtttatgtaaaattattttttgttttgagaGATTTGCAATGTATTTTCTAAGAGTTTTAGTGCATACACATTAATAAGCTATTACATCATTagcaaagatgaaaaaaagtgattttttctgataaaaCTTCTCAAAGTGAAATTCGGTCAAACCTACGTGgagaattaaattaattaaaaaaaaaaagaacaaacaacacaattttttttttatgctttcaGACCTTGATCTACAGAGTTGCACAACTGATCTTTTGTCAAGTTTTTGCGATTGTCCAATAACTGACTcgctttattcattttcatttgtttaaaTGTTTAAATATTCACATGAATTTACTTTTCAATTAACATAATTTATAATAGACTTTTGCCGTCCTTACGAACCTTTTTCTGTAACCCAAGCTTTTTCTGAACATTTTTCTGTTGAATATATATTCGATATAGTACAATAAATGACCATGCTAAAAGTCAAATctagtatataaatatattttagatagaaaaaaaaaaaatattttgctcACAGTGACCAAAAATTGCACATTATGCCATGAATTTATATTTGGTTCACAAGTCTTGATGACATATTTTTTGTAACAAGATCAGATATGCgcatcacatttttttttttacattttttacctGGCGATGGTACTGAAGCTGTtgctttatttccttttttcttcgatccagCCTCGACTTGATTAATAATTGGTTGGGGGTCGACGCCACCTCGATCAAAATGACACTCGTAAGCAAGAAGATGCTTTGTGTAATGTTTCCGCAAAGTATATGCCGCACTACTGCTTGCTCCAATGCCTAGTAGTCCTGCTATATCCTTCCATGTCTTGTTTTTTGTAACCTAACGGAGCATATATCATTTTTAAATCATGTGCATAATAAAGTTAAGGTGAAGGTATTAGAAGGCAAAAACTGCGATTTCtaccattttcaattttcaaacggtaTTCTTTCCTTCAATATGCAATTTAGCGGCATAATTGCAAATTTCAAGATATAACACAACAATGTTCATGCTTTCCGTCAAAAGACATTCATAACTGAGCTGTTGAGTTGTACAAATCTATCAATAAGATGTGCATGGAATTATCATGGCTTCgagtaataattaaataatcgtCATGGGTGAAATTGTGAACAATTTTCACATATGGTAATAACTTTTCAGGAGTTTCATTAAAATGATATCGAATCcacgaattggaaaaaaatcttattcATCGCCATATCGAGAACATCTTATGTGATTCTATAGCTCTATACAACTTTGTAACAACatacagagaaaaaatttcacactaGACACTCATACGTCACGAATGCATTGAACATAAAATCGATATTTGTTATGCAAAGTAactccaaaattgaaaaaacacaaagattaactgaattgaaaaaaaatttttttcataattattaattttacttACAATCTTGATTATGAGCAACGCAGAGAGTTGCCGATATTTGCAAATACCTACTAAACGGCCACGGAATAtgtataatgataaaaataaaataacctgacaaaaaaagttgagattGCTCTCAAATCAACCTATGTATTGGTACATTGGAAATAGAGCAtgcaattaaataaaaattatgatacCCTACAATCAATGGtttcgtgtgaaatttttcctcgttgATCTCTTCAGCTTCATTAGAATACATACCATTTCGTGATTTTCTTGATTATCTCTAGAATTTCTTGCAGTGAATTAAAAGTATATATTAACAGAAATCATCTTACAATTAACATCAAGTCCCGCGACGTATTATATGTCTCAAAACTTAGATGGCAATAGATTGATGTAATCAATTACTCTCCAAGTCTTTATGTCTATTAAAGTGACATCTACAGTATACTATActtgttcgaaaaatatcaacatATTTCAATCAGGTTATTATAAATGCCCTTCTTTTTCCCTGTCTAATGAAACGAACACGCTAAGAAAGAGAATTCTAACTAGCTTTTGAACAGTAATATCAATTCTCAATTCTCAACAATAGCAAGTGTAAAATACCTTATACCTCGCTCTAAGGCAGTATTGACAGTCAAGGCTGTAAAATTGAATGTGCACTTCAAGTTTGAATTATGAATCAATGAAAGGCTAAGTTCAAAGATATTATAGAAGGGATTGTACATCTAtaaagcaaaataaaaaatgaccaaTAACGGTGCAAGGCGTCAagcaatatatatacattataaattAAATGTATTCGTCAATCAATGATGATGAATATATCacaagggggaaaaaaaacttagtGCAACTGGAAATTTTAAACGTGTCAAATGAATCAGTCAGCAAATTACTAGCACTATTTACACATGAGAATTTCCGTGTAATTTGACATGTGAAATAAGGAGCacaaaactaaaaatgaaTGACCAGAAATCATAATTGTCATAGCAACAGATCTCAAAAAAGACAGTCTTGAGCAAATGATAGTAAACATTGCCATctaagattaaaaaatttaacttcAAAATTTGATAGCATAGCATTGTGAATGACatgcatgaataaaaaataaatgaatcaaaaacATTGTGCAAAGGATGTCAAAAGACATAAGCGATAATTCAATCTGCTAAATtgtgtaaataatataaaaaaagctTCAGATCAAAGTTGTAGCATCTGGTATGTAAAAAGGTGGTTTTCTTACAAACATAATCAAGTTTTGTAATATCAATTATCTCGAATAGCACCCATTCTGTTCCACAGTGCgatcataaataatatacgtgaAAACTGTACAAacagaaagaataagaaaaaaacgtcTAACAAACAAGTACATGACGACAATTGGGTGCCTGTTGGTCACCATATCATGCAATACCGAGTCAAACTTCTAATTTTAGTCAAACAACAGCAAAATCTGTACATGAGACTCCGATTTTTCCATGCAATACTATGCGCGGAAGTACTGAATGTGACAATCCTCAGTCACATACAATAACTCCGACACAGaatgattttcaataaaaacaacaattcCAAATAATAATCAACTCACACCATTAAGGAATCTAATTAGTATACAAAATTGAACTAAGGTAAACAACACAGATTATTACTTGGtagataaatatgaaaaactttAATCAGAAATCTAAAATGTAATAAgatttcttgtatttttttggcACAAAACTTGAATCTTGAGCTTTTTTCATGTTTACCTTATTAAACAGATAAATCGCATATACCTTCTGTAAACCACACCCTATAtagtaaaaatacaaaacacaCATAAGACACCGAGGGCTAGATGGAACTACACTGCACCTTGCATACCTCCATGAAGCCCCCTCTCTCCTTGACGTAGAGGTATAATCTAAACAGATCAAGGGGGTTCTTGGAGATGGTAGGACAACTGGTGATAGGCGTACGCCTTTCCTCCATGAAAGCGACAAGTTTGTCTAGCCATGTTCTCCGCTCCATAGAATCATCCATCTCGTAAAGCTTTGCCAGGCTATCAGGTTTCTGTAAATTATATTCACTTTCAAGTTTGACGATATATCAATGTTATAACAGAGATATTAATAGGGTTGAAGAAACAATTCATGCCATATTTAGAAATGGAATTATCATACATTTAGTTGTCTACTTTGTTATCCCATTGCATGACCAGCTATTAAGCTATTGCAGTTTAAgggatcatttatttatttaacataTACCATTTCCTTCCCACTAGCAACATAAACGATtagtgaaatatttatacggctcaattttttgttatgttaaaatatattatgcagTGGATGATTACGAATATTTGCTTCAAAGCAATAAGTGAAGTAGACATTTAATTTCTGTGAATTGTTTTCGATTTATCGTttagtttgatatttttcgagtGCATGCTTTATCGGAAGCTTGCTGATGTAAT from Athalia rosae chromosome 1, iyAthRosa1.1, whole genome shotgun sequence carries:
- the LOC105692820 gene encoding trithorax group protein osa isoform X4; translation: MAATQAESQQNDVHSEVKCIQKHSQLGVNSGTKQFDSNDQLSCNAVLKYVNRGGPNSPSLVEMSQYREDISGHPTTGAVYSEQNIGGKSSKDGSLGGEHTSKGEPLDTSHPHGFVGNTLGGSGGREYNSDEYSSKQSVSEGSTGHSVSQCESSEEHYLGSKMESPRLSHSNPPVSTGFPGQSPRFLSGQSISQATGPTPTLNQLLQASSPVHRFHANYPGMGPEPYQQPWPMQRPPVVPPVYPQAGQRPPQTGSPRLHPGPGGPRSPTPMPYPPYTQRYSSTARPHVPYSHHQLNSYGPQSGHPPSMYSEQRGWNQGGPPNPPQMPPNQVNPASQSPQRALSQSPAPPPAASPQPQPPNQSQSFHNMQQRSTTPNAQGIDASELSGQNSNDSSNGPAPGTPNSQGMRPTPSPTGSTGSRSMSPAVGQPNVQMPPRPSSSQSDSSGPARMSHSPMAAQGGYQQPLGPSPHMHSYKMNSSGPGVVQPGPGPTGLGGIGSMGGSMGYSTGGAAGQPGYPQNAYPLARPHMQFAQGYPPPSNSQAPPNNQYQPPRPNNMAPQYPPYPHKMGFNNVQPGMPPSPGPPQVYVSSNSPGMAPPGPGGMGGMGSMGPPASSMGPPPPSPNHIGNQPSSGPPSNLGPHSGSHPPAATPPLNHEGSPMPPPSTTPNSHPTSMPTPSSHSSTDLAADTSNDSGITTTASGTSAINVTSTSSGTVTSVITTGPDGTSLDEGSQQSTLSNASAASGEDPALTPKSRKEIIGGGYHSHPATPQSTVPSPGAASINSMHEEYPDLNSPSWPRTPASPVFNSHVPQDPYRSKKPDSLAKLYEMDDSMERRTWLDKLVAFMEERRTPITSCPTISKNPLDLFRLYLYVKERGGFMEVTKNKTWKDIAGLLGIGASSSAAYTLRKHYTKHLLAYECHFDRGGVDPQPIINQVEAGSKKKGNKATASVPSPGSSNSQDSFPAAGSSSTSMDGYGSYQSGYTGGAPGGPPSEYTPPPPRPPSQSSAPSPHQGMQPGNYQGPGPYQNYSQDQYIRPQGNAMGQQGDFNQPYSPRSHYPPYGPEADRGYSGGNMPPNSTGVQDLYNRYSSGQQPAGYSTGTPPSGRNSSYPPGPQGHPPNAQQPSTSQPSPPSQAPAASNYSGSQEYYRQEQGGYAGSGSNQMYPGASAVSKNMPPPPPGPTQPRRHPDFAKDQQYPPYSQQRPAYPGWPSNTNQYSSGNSNNRVQYPGPQSQPQQPPQPQGSSATSASSGVAGISGPPWVNQQPPRPTTQPSGNSVAHPPPLWDHRYPNQPSPLYPPSGAHQSQLGISPMISQQTAPKREMTFPSDSVEAVTPLLYKRRKLTRAEVAPVEAWRIMMALRSGLLAESCWALDVLNILLFDDSSVSYFGLAHLPGLLDVLLEHFSRSLSDMFESPVGEEEQQWCRTSEGAEVDLGAVSRPVDAEDRIILLSGSNYTFLSRRGRPVKMIPRDDDLFVLDSRRPWDHYPDCEADTEPWQVDANTTKYIVTCFQSELDVVPFARQLRDEKPPLLEKEVESVDVKIEESKLDSMLENVDTFKKSNDCNDKPTTPISERKQFDKKKKIKTLSDVLSRIKKEPVEMNDLTRELFEKKNDGTRKDSESESKANNNIGESLSEFSRASTEDNVLPNQNGLSDSLSNLDSEKLAQEEDESSSTKDEQKLNIKDPAGTLKRRRISDYEDESYSRDEASLYLVTESQDGLARRCVCLSTILRNLTFVPGNEIEFAKNVTFLSILGKLLLLHHEHPVRAQKTRNYDREEDADFADSCSSLQGENEWWWDFLHHIRENVLVMAANISGHMDLSQHPEEISRPVLDGLLHWAVCPAAHGQDPFPTVGPTSSLSPQRLALEALCKLCVTESNVDLVVATPPYSRLQRLCSVLTRLLCRSEEQVLREFGVNLLHFLSAADSGVARTVAMQTPCIALLVAFIEQAEASALGVANQHGLAALRDNPESMGTSLDMLRRAAGTLLNLARHPDNRTLLLQHESRLLALVMSQILDQQVAAIVARVLFQCSRGT
- the LOC105692820 gene encoding trithorax group protein osa isoform X2, whose protein sequence is MAATQAESQQNDVHSEVKCIQKHSQLGVNSGTKQFDSNDQLSCNAVLKYVNRGGPNSPSLVEMSQYREDISGHPTTGAVYSEQNIGGKSSKDGSLGGEHTSKGEPLDTSHPHGFVGNTLGGSGGREYNSDEYSSKQSVSEGSTGHSVSQCESSEEHYLGSKMESPRLSHSNPPVSTGFPGQSPRFLSGQSISQATGPTPTLNQLLQASSPVHRFHANYPGMGPEPYQQPWPMQRPPVVPPVYPQAGQRPPQTGSPRLHPGPGGPRSPTPMPYPPYTQRYSSTARPHVPYSHHQLNSYGPQSGHPPSMYSEQRGWNQGGPPNPPQMPPNQVNPASQSPQRALSQSPAPPPAASPQPQPPNQSQSFHNMQQRSTTPNAQGIDASELSGQNSNDSSNGPAPGTPNSQGMRPTPSPTGSTGSRSMSPAVGQPNVQMPPRPSSSQSDSSGPARMSHSPMAAQGGYQQPLGPSPHMHSYKMNSSGPGVVQPGPGPTGLGGIGSMGGSMGYSTGGAAGQPGYPQNAYPLARPHMQFAQGYPPPSNSQAPPNNQYQPPRPNNMAPQYPPYPHKMGFNNVQPGMPPSPGPPQVYVSSNSPGMAPPGPGGMGGMGSMGPPASSMGPPPPSPNHIGNQPSSGPPSNLGPHSGSHPPAATPPLNHEGSPMPPPSTTPNSHPTSMPTPSSHSSTDLAADTSNDSGITTTASGTSAINVTSTSSGTVTSVITTGPDGTSLDEGSQQSTLSNASAASGEDPALTPKSRKEIIGGGYHSHPATPQSTVPSPGAASINSMHEEYPDLNSPSWPRTPASPVFNSHVPQDPYRSKKPDSLAKLYEMDDSMERRTWLDKLVAFMEERRTPITSCPTISKNPLDLFRLYLYVKERGGFMEVTKNKTWKDIAGLLGIGASSSAAYTLRKHYTKHLLAYECHFDRGGVDPQPIINQVEAGSKKKGNKATASVPSPEKCSEKAWVTEKGSSNSQDSFPAAGSSSTSMDGYGSYQSGYTGGAPGGPPSEYTPPPPRPPSQSSAPSPHQGMQPGNYQGPGPYQNYSQDQYIRPQGNAMGQQGDFNQPYSPRSHYPPYGPEADRGYSGGNMPPNSTGVQDLYNRYSSGQQPAGYSTGTPPSGRNSSYPPGPQGHPPNAQQPSTSQPSPPSQAPAASNYSGSQEYYRQEQGGYAGSGSNQMYPGASAVSKNMPPPPPGPTQPRRHPDFAKDQQYPPYSQQRPAYPGWPSNTNQYSSGNSNNRVQYPGPQSQPQQPPQPQGSSATSASSGVAGISGPPWVNQQPPRPTTQPSGNSVAHPPPLWDHRYPNQPSPLYPPSGAHQSQLGISPMISQQTAPKREMTFPSDSVEAVTPLLYKRRKLTRAEVAPVEAWRIMMALRSGLLAESCWALDVLNILLFDDSSVSYFGLAHLPGLLDVLLEHFSRSLSDMFESPVGEEEQQWCRTSEGAEVDLGAVSRPVDAEDRIILLSGSNYTFLSRRGRPVKMIPRDDDLFVLDSRRPWDHYPDCEADTEPWQVDANTTKYIVTCFQSELDVVPFARQLRDEKPPLLEKEVESVDVKIEESKLDSMLENVDTFKKSNDCNDKPTTPISERKQFDKKKKIKTLSDVLSRIKKEPVEMNDLTRELFEKKNDGTRKDSESESKANNNIGESLSEFSRASTEDNVLPNQNGLSDSLSNLDSEKLAQEEDESSSTKDEQKLNIKDPAGTLKRRRISDYEDESYSRDEASLYLVTESQDGLARRCVCLSTILRNLTFVPGNEIEFAKNVTFLSILGKLLLLHHEHPVRAQKTRNYDREEDADFADSCSSLQGENEWWWDFLHHIRENVLVMAANISGHMDLSQHPEEISRPVLDGLLHWAVCPAAHGQDPFPTVGPTSSLSPQRLALEALCKLCVTESNVDLVVATPPYSRLQRLCSVLTRLLCRSEEQVLREFGVNLLHFLSAADSGVARTVAMQTPCIALLVAFIEQAEASALGVANQHGLAALRDNPESMGTSLDMLRRAAGTLLNLARHPDNRTLLLQHESRLLALVMSQILDQQVAAIVARVLFQCSRGT